In Roseisolibacter agri, one genomic interval encodes:
- a CDS encoding zinc-dependent alcohol dehydrogenase, which produces MKACCWHGVEDMRVDRVPDPEIINPRDAIVRITSTAICGSDLHLYGGLVPSMMKGDILGHEFMGVVEEVGKGVTNLKKGDRIAVPFDIACGNCYYCQHDLWSLCDNSNPNAAALEGMNGFSTSGLFGYSHLYGGYAGGQAEFVRVPFADVGGLKIESGIEDEKVLFLTDIFPTGYQAAEQCGIRRGDTVAVWGAGPVGQFAVASAFMLGAERVICVDRFQYRLNKARDLWGAEILNYEDDTDDIVETLKQMTGGRGPDHVIDAVGMEAHGTGIYAGYEKTKQKAKLQMDRASALRQAIQACGKGGTVSLPGVYTGFIDKFPMGQAFAKGLTFKMGQTHTHKYMRPLLERVERGDIDPSRIISHTERLDDAPKMYEVFQEKRDDCLKVVLKP; this is translated from the coding sequence ATGAAGGCCTGCTGCTGGCACGGCGTGGAGGACATGCGGGTCGACCGCGTGCCGGATCCCGAGATCATCAATCCGCGCGACGCGATCGTGCGCATCACGTCGACCGCGATCTGCGGCTCGGACCTGCATCTCTACGGCGGCCTCGTGCCCTCGATGATGAAGGGCGACATCCTCGGCCACGAGTTCATGGGCGTCGTCGAGGAGGTCGGCAAGGGCGTCACGAACCTGAAGAAGGGCGACCGCATCGCGGTGCCGTTCGACATCGCGTGCGGCAACTGCTACTACTGCCAGCACGATCTCTGGTCGCTGTGCGACAACTCGAACCCCAACGCCGCCGCGCTGGAGGGGATGAACGGCTTCAGCACGTCGGGGCTGTTCGGCTACTCGCATCTCTACGGCGGCTATGCGGGCGGTCAGGCGGAGTTCGTGCGCGTGCCGTTCGCGGACGTCGGCGGGCTGAAGATCGAGAGCGGGATCGAGGACGAGAAGGTCCTCTTCCTCACCGACATCTTCCCGACGGGCTACCAGGCGGCCGAGCAGTGCGGCATCCGCCGCGGCGACACGGTCGCGGTGTGGGGTGCGGGCCCCGTCGGCCAGTTCGCGGTCGCCAGCGCGTTCATGCTCGGCGCCGAGCGCGTGATCTGCGTCGACCGCTTCCAGTACCGGCTGAACAAGGCGCGCGACCTGTGGGGCGCGGAGATCCTCAACTACGAGGACGACACCGACGACATCGTCGAGACGCTGAAGCAGATGACCGGCGGCCGCGGTCCCGATCACGTCATCGACGCGGTGGGGATGGAGGCGCACGGCACCGGGATCTACGCCGGCTACGAGAAGACGAAGCAGAAGGCGAAGCTGCAGATGGACCGCGCGTCCGCGCTGCGGCAGGCGATCCAGGCGTGCGGCAAGGGCGGCACGGTGAGCCTCCCGGGCGTCTATACGGGCTTCATCGACAAGTTCCCGATGGGCCAGGCGTTCGCGAAGGGCCTCACCTTCAAGATGGGCCAGACGCACACGCACAAGTACATGCGCCCGCTGCTCGAGCGCGTCGAGCGCGGCGACATCGATCCGTCGCGGATCATCTCGCACACGGAGCGGCTGGACGACGCGCCGAAGATGTACGAGGTGTTCCAGGAGAAGCGCGACGACTGCCTGAAGGTCGTGCTGAAGCCCTGA
- a CDS encoding SRPBCC family protein, whose product MARMAEGSAGHGANGAWRSESRPARRAPREGSRAWTNVNTVERALSVAAGGALAAYALRRKDTTGLALGLLGGLLLERGVTGHCPAYDMMGVSSVGHGGGIARDEGSGVVQQHGRAAALDAQKATKVERSVTIYGQPRAAIYGFWRQLENLPRIFKHLESVTVHDSQRSHWVAKAPAGRTVSWDAEIVNEIPDELLAWKSLPGASVPNAGSVHFSDVPGGRGVEVRVVLEYEPPAGRVGVTLARLLGEEPDLQVREDLRRYKALLETGELPVSEIPGQGKRARQADFNAKVSTGQTGAAIDDLQQRAARAAHEPQHVPTPGDAERGINTTEPATWEARA is encoded by the coding sequence ATGGCACGGATGGCCGAGGGATCGGCAGGGCACGGAGCGAACGGCGCGTGGCGGTCGGAGTCGCGTCCGGCGAGGAGGGCGCCGCGCGAGGGCTCGCGCGCGTGGACGAACGTCAACACCGTGGAGCGCGCGCTGTCGGTGGCTGCGGGTGGCGCGCTCGCGGCGTACGCGCTGCGGCGCAAGGACACCACCGGCCTCGCGCTCGGGCTGCTGGGCGGCCTGCTGCTGGAGCGCGGAGTCACCGGCCACTGCCCCGCGTACGACATGATGGGCGTGAGCAGCGTGGGACACGGCGGCGGCATCGCGCGCGACGAGGGGTCGGGCGTCGTGCAGCAGCATGGCAGGGCCGCGGCGCTCGACGCGCAGAAGGCGACGAAGGTCGAGCGCTCGGTCACGATCTACGGTCAGCCGCGCGCGGCGATCTACGGCTTCTGGCGCCAGCTCGAGAACCTGCCGCGCATCTTCAAGCACCTCGAGTCGGTGACGGTGCACGACTCGCAGCGCTCGCACTGGGTCGCGAAGGCGCCGGCCGGCCGCACCGTGAGCTGGGACGCGGAGATCGTCAACGAGATCCCCGACGAGCTGCTCGCGTGGAAGTCGCTGCCGGGTGCCTCGGTACCGAATGCGGGCTCCGTGCACTTCAGCGACGTGCCCGGTGGCCGTGGTGTGGAGGTCAGGGTGGTCCTGGAGTACGAGCCGCCGGCCGGCCGCGTGGGCGTGACGCTGGCGCGCCTGCTGGGCGAGGAGCCGGACCTGCAGGTGCGCGAGGACCTGCGCCGCTACAAGGCGCTGCTCGAGACGGGCGAGCTGCCCGTGAGCGAGATCCCGGGCCAGGGGAAGCGCGCGCGTCAGGCGGACTTCAACGCCAAGGTCAGCACTGGCCAGACCGGCGCCGCGATCGACGACCTGCAGCAGCGCGCGGCGCGCGCGGCGCACGAGCCGCAGCACGTGCCCACGCCCGGCGACGCGGAGCGCGGCATCAACACGACGGAACCCGCGACCTGGGAGGCGCGCGCATGA
- a CDS encoding superoxide dismutase family protein, which yields MRPTALLSLLVLAVAACGGGRAEPGPAPVPADLRARAEMRDAQGRALGVMTLTQTPHGVLISGDLNGLPSGVHAMHLHDIGRCDPPFTSAGGHFNPTQRVHGFRVAAGHHAGDLPNFTAPSTGSVRVDVFTDRVTVGTGPTSLIDPDGSSIVIHASPDDYASDPAGNAGDRIACGVIVR from the coding sequence ATGCGCCCGACTGCGCTGCTCTCGCTGCTCGTCCTCGCCGTTGCCGCCTGCGGAGGCGGACGCGCCGAGCCCGGCCCCGCGCCCGTGCCCGCCGACCTTCGCGCGCGCGCCGAGATGCGCGACGCGCAGGGCCGCGCGCTGGGCGTCATGACGCTCACGCAGACGCCGCACGGCGTGCTGATCTCCGGCGACCTCAACGGCCTGCCCTCGGGCGTGCACGCGATGCACCTCCACGACATCGGCCGGTGCGACCCGCCGTTCACGAGCGCGGGCGGCCACTTCAACCCGACGCAGCGCGTGCACGGCTTCCGCGTGGCCGCGGGCCACCACGCGGGCGACCTGCCGAACTTCACGGCGCCGTCCACGGGCAGCGTGCGCGTCGACGTGTTCACGGACCGCGTCACCGTCGGCACGGGTCCCACGAGCCTGATCGACCCGGACGGCTCGTCGATCGTGATCCACGCGTCGCCCGACGACTACGCGAGCGATCCCGCCGGGAACGCCGGCGACCGCATCGCCTGCGGCGTGATCGTGCGCTGA
- a CDS encoding acetate/propionate family kinase codes for MNVLVLNVGSSSLKFQLVRTDQERLTDNTDEKLARGTIERLGGEAVVTLRAGDGPTQTTTATLRDHRAAVEWLIAWLVSGESGVALGGRAEIDAVGHRVVHGGERFTRSVRIDDAVLRGIEETIDLAPLHNPANLRGIRAAIAVLGSGVPQVAVFDTAFHQTLPAHAYLYAIPYQLYRRYRVRRYGFHGTSHRYVAHRWRQLTGTARDATRLVTLHLGNGCSACAIQNGDSIDTSMGFTPLEGLVMGTRSGDVDPTILDYVGGKEGLTLGEAEALLNKQSGLLGISGLTNDMRELLAEEREHRDRRASLAIDIFCYRVRKYVGAYLAAMGGADAIVFAGGIGENAPEIRARICAGLEWMGLAVDPARNDALAGGREGAFHAEGSRLAAWVIPTDEELLIARDTYRAVSGAPARF; via the coding sequence ATGAACGTCCTCGTCCTCAACGTCGGATCCAGCTCGCTCAAGTTCCAGCTGGTCCGCACGGACCAGGAGCGGCTGACGGACAACACGGATGAGAAGCTCGCGCGCGGCACCATCGAGCGGCTGGGCGGCGAGGCCGTCGTGACGCTGCGCGCGGGCGACGGACCGACGCAGACGACGACCGCCACGCTGCGCGACCATCGCGCCGCGGTCGAGTGGCTCATCGCGTGGCTCGTGAGCGGCGAGAGCGGGGTCGCGCTCGGCGGTCGCGCGGAGATCGACGCGGTCGGCCACCGCGTGGTGCACGGCGGCGAGCGCTTCACGCGCTCCGTGCGCATCGACGACGCGGTGCTGCGCGGCATCGAGGAGACCATCGACCTCGCGCCGCTGCACAACCCCGCCAACCTGCGCGGCATCCGCGCGGCGATCGCGGTGCTGGGGTCGGGCGTCCCGCAGGTCGCGGTGTTCGACACCGCGTTCCACCAGACGCTGCCCGCGCACGCGTACCTCTACGCGATCCCGTACCAGCTCTACCGCCGATACCGCGTGCGCCGCTACGGCTTCCACGGCACGTCGCACCGCTACGTCGCGCACCGGTGGCGGCAGCTCACCGGCACCGCGCGCGACGCGACGCGGCTGGTCACGCTGCACCTCGGCAACGGCTGCTCGGCGTGCGCCATCCAGAACGGCGACTCCATCGACACGTCGATGGGCTTCACGCCGCTCGAGGGGCTGGTGATGGGCACGCGCTCCGGCGACGTGGACCCGACGATCCTCGACTACGTCGGCGGCAAGGAAGGCCTCACGCTCGGCGAGGCGGAGGCGCTGCTGAACAAGCAGTCGGGCCTCCTCGGCATCTCGGGGCTCACGAACGACATGCGCGAGCTGCTGGCCGAGGAGCGCGAGCACCGGGACCGCCGCGCGTCGCTGGCCATCGACATCTTCTGCTACCGCGTGCGCAAGTACGTCGGCGCGTACCTGGCGGCGATGGGCGGCGCGGACGCGATCGTCTTCGCCGGCGGCATCGGCGAGAACGCGCCCGAGATCCGCGCGCGCATCTGCGCGGGGCTGGAGTGGATGGGGCTCGCCGTCGATCCGGCGCGCAACGACGCGCTGGCGGGCGGCCGCGAGGGCGCGTTCCACGCCGAGGGCTCACGTCTGGCTGCGTGGGTCATCCCCACCGACGAGGAGCTGCTGATCGCGCGCGACACGTACCGCGCGGTGAGCGGCGCGCCCGCGCGCTTCTGA
- the purK gene encoding 5-(carboxyamino)imidazole ribonucleotide synthase, which translates to MTTHDGAPILPGATIGILGGGQLGRMTAMAARSMGYDVHVLDPDPDCSAKPVASRVVTARFDDPSAAIDLAKGCDVVTLEIEQIAPTVMEAVAQHAPLRPGAAPIWIIQDRVRQKDWLAEHAFPVGEFRHAESADDVKAAVQALGACIVKAAHGGYDGRGQAHVTQAADAAKAWEAVGARRSVVEQRLDLALEFSVLVARRADGQMAVYPPARNHHSSGVLAWSVLPADVPKEVARTGAEIALGIAEGLEIVGLLAVELFVTTDGRVLVNELAPRPHNTYHASERACATSQFEQLVRAVCGLPLGAPTLVSAGAIANLLGDLWLADAPPDVAGALDVATARVHLYGKRSAREGRKMGHLSAIGQSGPEALGRALDAYDAFRPGACPAIERPRG; encoded by the coding sequence ATGACTACGCACGACGGCGCGCCGATCCTCCCCGGCGCCACGATCGGGATCCTCGGTGGCGGGCAGCTCGGCCGCATGACGGCGATGGCCGCGCGCAGCATGGGCTACGACGTCCACGTCCTCGACCCCGATCCCGACTGCTCGGCGAAGCCGGTCGCGTCGCGCGTGGTGACCGCGCGCTTCGATGATCCGTCGGCAGCAATCGATCTTGCGAAGGGCTGCGACGTCGTGACGCTGGAGATCGAGCAGATCGCGCCGACGGTGATGGAGGCGGTCGCGCAGCACGCGCCGCTGCGTCCGGGCGCGGCGCCGATCTGGATCATCCAGGACCGCGTGCGGCAGAAGGACTGGCTCGCCGAGCACGCGTTTCCGGTCGGCGAGTTCCGCCACGCTGAGAGCGCCGACGACGTGAAGGCCGCGGTGCAGGCGCTCGGCGCGTGCATCGTGAAGGCGGCGCACGGCGGCTACGACGGCCGCGGCCAGGCTCACGTGACGCAGGCCGCGGACGCCGCGAAGGCGTGGGAGGCCGTCGGCGCGCGCCGCAGCGTCGTCGAGCAGCGGCTGGACCTCGCGCTGGAGTTCTCGGTGCTGGTGGCGCGCCGCGCCGACGGGCAGATGGCCGTCTATCCGCCCGCGCGCAACCACCATTCGAGCGGCGTGCTCGCGTGGTCGGTGCTGCCGGCCGACGTTCCGAAGGAGGTCGCGCGCACGGGCGCCGAGATCGCGCTCGGCATCGCCGAGGGGCTGGAGATCGTCGGCCTGCTGGCGGTGGAACTGTTCGTCACGACCGACGGCCGCGTGCTGGTGAACGAGCTCGCGCCGCGCCCGCACAATACGTATCACGCCTCCGAGCGTGCGTGCGCGACGAGCCAGTTCGAGCAGCTGGTGCGCGCGGTGTGCGGCCTGCCGCTCGGCGCGCCGACGCTGGTGAGCGCGGGCGCGATCGCGAACCTGCTGGGCGACCTCTGGCTCGCCGACGCGCCGCCCGACGTCGCGGGCGCGCTGGACGTCGCGACGGCGCGCGTGCACCTCTACGGCAAGCGCAGCGCGCGCGAGGGGCGGAAGATGGGCCACCTCTCGGCCATCGGGCAGAGCGGCCCCGAGGCGCTCGGCCGCGCGCTCGACGCGTACGACGCGTTCCGGCCGGGCGCGTGCCCCGCCATCGAGCGGCCGCGAGGCTGA
- the purE gene encoding 5-(carboxyamino)imidazole ribonucleotide mutase, with the protein MPDAPAAPAPSDASSPLVGVVMGSKSDWGILGPACETLAELGVAYEARVVSAHRTPDWLFEYAEQAEARGLRAIIAGAGGAAHLPGMLAAKTLVPVLGVPVPATMLNGVDSLLSIVQMPAGVPVGTLAIGKPGAINAALFAAQLIATTDPALRARLARRRDERRDEVLAQTLP; encoded by the coding sequence ATGCCCGACGCTCCCGCCGCGCCCGCGCCGTCCGACGCCTCGTCGCCGCTCGTCGGCGTCGTCATGGGGAGCAAGAGCGACTGGGGGATCCTCGGCCCCGCGTGCGAGACGCTGGCCGAGCTGGGCGTGGCGTACGAGGCGCGCGTCGTGTCGGCGCACCGCACACCCGACTGGCTGTTCGAGTACGCGGAACAGGCCGAGGCGCGCGGGCTGCGCGCGATCATCGCGGGCGCGGGCGGCGCGGCGCACCTGCCCGGCATGCTCGCCGCCAAGACGCTCGTGCCGGTGCTCGGCGTGCCGGTGCCGGCGACGATGCTGAACGGCGTCGACTCGCTGCTCTCGATCGTGCAGATGCCGGCCGGCGTGCCGGTGGGAACGCTCGCGATCGGGAAGCCCGGCGCGATCAACGCCGCGCTCTTCGCCGCGCAGCTGATCGCGACCACGGATCCCGCGCTACGCGCGCGCCTGGCGCGCCGCCGCGACGAGCGGCGCGACGAGGTGCTCGCGCAGACCCTGCCCTGA
- a CDS encoding extracellular solute-binding protein yields the protein MTRPRSALALPLAVLSLLGCDAAPRADAARPLTVWAAASLTRPVRAALDSFTARTGVPTRLETQSSLELARRITELGETPDVLLLADRAVFPALLAPRHVARWTLFARNRIVLAWGPRSRHAAEIVRAERWWEVLERPGVEVGRADPATDPSGYRTLLVFQLAERHYGVPGLEARLLAAAPPRNVRPREADQIALVETGVLDYVWTYENLARAAHLSFRELPAAVDLSSVADSATYAAASVRVPGRARGDSVTFRGEPIAYALAIPRAAPQPDAAARLTAYLLSADGRRVLRAHALDALETPVEVAAPAP from the coding sequence ATGACGAGGCCCCGCTCCGCGCTCGCGCTCCCTCTCGCCGTGCTGTCGCTCCTCGGCTGCGACGCCGCGCCGCGGGCCGATGCCGCGCGGCCACTGACCGTGTGGGCGGCCGCGAGCCTGACGCGCCCGGTGCGCGCGGCGCTCGACTCGTTCACCGCGCGCACCGGCGTGCCCACGCGCCTGGAGACGCAGTCGAGCCTCGAGCTGGCGCGGCGCATCACCGAGCTCGGCGAGACGCCGGACGTGCTGCTGCTGGCCGACCGCGCGGTGTTCCCGGCGCTGCTCGCGCCGCGTCACGTCGCGCGGTGGACGCTGTTCGCGCGCAACCGGATCGTGCTCGCGTGGGGTCCGCGGTCGCGTCACGCCGCCGAGATCGTGCGCGCGGAGCGCTGGTGGGAGGTGCTGGAGCGCCCGGGCGTGGAGGTGGGACGCGCCGATCCCGCGACCGATCCGAGCGGCTACCGCACGCTGCTCGTCTTCCAGCTGGCCGAGCGGCACTACGGCGTGCCGGGGCTCGAGGCGCGGCTGCTGGCCGCCGCGCCGCCGCGCAACGTGCGCCCGCGCGAGGCCGACCAGATCGCGCTCGTCGAGACCGGCGTGCTCGATTACGTGTGGACGTACGAGAACCTGGCGCGCGCGGCGCACCTGTCGTTCCGCGAGCTGCCGGCGGCGGTGGACCTGAGCAGCGTCGCCGACTCGGCGACGTACGCGGCGGCCAGCGTGCGCGTGCCCGGCCGCGCGCGCGGCGACTCGGTGACGTTCCGCGGCGAGCCGATCGCGTACGCGCTGGCGATTCCACGCGCGGCGCCGCAGCCCGACGCGGCGGCGCGGCTGACGGCCTACCTGCTGTCGGCGGACGGGCGTCGCGTGCTGCGCGCGCACGCGCTCGATGCGCTGGAGACGCCGGTGGAGGTCGCGGCGCCAGCGCCGTGA
- the uvrA gene encoding excinuclease ABC subunit UvrA: MKDRILVRGARQHNLKGFDLEIPRRSFTVITGPSGSGKSSLAFDTIYAEGQRRYVESLSAYARQFLERMEKPLVDAVEGLSPAVAIEQKNPTKTSRSTVGTATEVYDYLRLLWSRVGRTYCPACGRELKPDTPQSVRAAIESLPEGTRFSVAFPLRLSAKVTHAVVLENLRAQGFVRVALDGETLHLDDVESRGLDLAKVKDLLVIVDRLATGPDVGGRLADALGTAFREGDGDATVLFTAPVPSPIAVSTPRGMEAGQPVTRLNFTERYECPNDGTRLPAPTPQLFSFNNPRGACETCNGFGAILEYDEALIVPSPERTLRDGAIDPWTKPRYEAERRKVVEYARREGIPVDVPWRELSRAQQEQILHGKARGFVGAFPFMRSKEEKRYKQYIRVFLRQYQTAQTCPTCKGTKLKPEALQVRLGGASIADAAEMPVDRLTVWLDALALTEFEQQVAAHILLEAQSRVRFLCDVGLGYLSLNRATRTLSGGEAQRIGLANSLGAQLVDTLYVLDEPSIGLHSRDMERLLKLLHRLRDGGNTVLVVEHDPEAIEVADYMVELGPESGEKGGYVVFAGPMSRVSESPLTGAYMTGKRSIPTPTERRKLGPRWLTLTGAREHNLKGVDLRIPLGTLTCVTGVSGSGKSTLVHDVLYRALEQKITGEHTAKQHLGEKVGAYDTLTGWETLDDVVLIDQSPIGRSPRSNPVTYVKAYDEIRRIFAAQPLAKQRGYTASTFSFNSAGGRCETCEGAGYLEVEMVFMADVFVPCDQCGGKRFKPEVLEITVHGRTIHDVLQLTIDDAIRFFPREEKLGQALWQLQQVGLGYLRLGQPATTLSGGEAQRIKIARELTQSAKTKGKKLYVMDEPTTGLHLEDVRKLAEVLDRLVNAGHTLVLIEHNLDVIKLADWVVDLGPEAGDRGGEIIAQGRPEEVMLEPRSHTGRFLKRVLLGGPGAPPAAPILEAPARKRATRRASSATG; encoded by the coding sequence GTGAAAGATCGCATCCTCGTCCGCGGCGCGCGGCAGCACAACCTCAAGGGCTTCGACCTCGAGATCCCGCGGCGGAGCTTCACGGTCATCACCGGCCCGTCGGGCTCGGGGAAGTCCTCCCTCGCCTTCGACACCATCTACGCCGAGGGACAGCGGCGGTACGTGGAGTCGCTGTCGGCGTACGCCCGGCAGTTCCTCGAGCGGATGGAGAAGCCGCTCGTCGACGCCGTCGAGGGGCTCTCGCCCGCCGTGGCGATCGAGCAGAAGAACCCGACGAAGACCTCGCGTTCCACGGTCGGGACCGCCACGGAAGTCTACGACTACCTGCGCCTGCTCTGGTCCCGCGTCGGCCGAACGTACTGCCCGGCCTGCGGACGCGAGCTGAAGCCCGACACGCCCCAGTCCGTCCGCGCCGCCATCGAGTCGCTCCCCGAGGGCACCCGCTTCTCGGTCGCCTTCCCGCTGCGGCTCTCGGCCAAGGTCACCCACGCGGTCGTCCTCGAGAACCTGCGTGCCCAGGGCTTCGTCCGCGTCGCGCTCGACGGGGAGACGCTGCACCTGGACGACGTCGAGTCGCGCGGGCTCGATCTCGCGAAGGTGAAGGACCTGCTCGTCATCGTCGACCGCCTGGCCACGGGCCCCGACGTCGGCGGGCGACTCGCGGACGCGCTCGGCACCGCCTTCCGCGAGGGGGACGGCGACGCGACGGTCCTCTTCACCGCGCCCGTCCCCTCCCCCATCGCGGTGTCGACGCCGCGCGGGATGGAGGCCGGCCAGCCGGTGACGCGGCTCAACTTCACGGAGCGGTACGAGTGCCCGAACGACGGCACCCGCCTCCCCGCCCCGACGCCGCAGCTGTTCAGCTTCAACAACCCGCGCGGCGCCTGCGAGACATGCAACGGCTTCGGCGCGATCCTCGAGTACGACGAGGCGCTGATCGTCCCCAGCCCCGAGCGCACGCTGCGCGACGGCGCGATCGATCCGTGGACGAAGCCGCGCTACGAGGCCGAGCGCCGCAAGGTCGTGGAGTACGCGCGCCGCGAGGGGATCCCGGTGGACGTGCCGTGGCGCGAGCTGTCGCGCGCGCAGCAGGAGCAGATCCTCCACGGCAAGGCGCGCGGCTTCGTGGGCGCGTTCCCGTTCATGCGCAGCAAGGAGGAGAAGCGGTACAAGCAGTACATCCGCGTCTTCCTGCGGCAGTACCAGACGGCGCAGACCTGCCCCACGTGCAAGGGGACGAAGCTCAAGCCCGAGGCGCTGCAGGTGCGCCTGGGCGGCGCGAGCATCGCCGACGCGGCCGAGATGCCGGTCGACCGCCTGACCGTCTGGCTGGACGCGCTCGCGCTGACCGAGTTCGAGCAGCAGGTGGCCGCGCACATCCTGCTGGAGGCGCAGTCGCGCGTGCGCTTCCTCTGCGACGTGGGGCTCGGCTACCTCTCGCTCAATCGCGCGACGCGCACGCTCTCGGGCGGCGAGGCGCAGCGCATCGGCCTCGCCAACTCGCTCGGCGCGCAGCTGGTGGACACGCTCTACGTCCTCGACGAGCCGTCCATCGGGCTGCACTCGCGCGACATGGAGCGGCTGCTCAAGCTGCTGCACCGCCTGCGCGACGGCGGCAACACGGTCCTCGTGGTCGAGCACGACCCCGAGGCGATCGAGGTCGCCGACTACATGGTGGAGCTGGGCCCGGAGAGCGGCGAGAAGGGCGGCTACGTCGTCTTCGCGGGGCCGATGTCGCGCGTGTCCGAGAGCCCGCTCACCGGCGCGTACATGACGGGCAAGCGCTCGATCCCGACGCCGACGGAGCGTCGCAAGCTGGGGCCGCGCTGGCTGACGCTGACGGGCGCGAGGGAGCACAACCTCAAGGGCGTGGACCTGCGCATCCCGCTCGGCACGCTGACGTGCGTGACGGGCGTCTCCGGCTCGGGCAAGAGCACGCTCGTGCACGACGTGCTGTATCGCGCGCTGGAGCAGAAGATCACCGGCGAGCACACGGCCAAGCAGCACCTGGGCGAGAAGGTCGGCGCGTACGACACGCTCACCGGCTGGGAGACGCTCGACGACGTCGTGCTCATCGACCAGAGCCCGATCGGCCGCTCGCCGCGCTCGAACCCCGTCACGTACGTGAAGGCGTACGACGAGATCCGGCGCATCTTCGCCGCGCAGCCGCTCGCCAAGCAGCGCGGCTACACGGCGTCGACGTTCAGCTTCAACTCGGCCGGCGGGCGCTGCGAGACGTGCGAGGGCGCGGGCTACCTCGAGGTCGAGATGGTGTTCATGGCCGACGTGTTCGTGCCGTGCGACCAGTGCGGCGGGAAGCGCTTCAAGCCCGAGGTGCTCGAGATCACGGTGCACGGCCGCACCATCCACGACGTCCTCCAGCTCACGATCGACGACGCGATCCGCTTCTTCCCGCGCGAGGAGAAGCTCGGGCAGGCGCTCTGGCAGCTGCAGCAGGTGGGGCTCGGCTACCTGCGCCTCGGGCAGCCCGCGACGACGCTCTCGGGCGGCGAGGCGCAGCGCATCAAGATCGCGCGCGAGCTCACGCAGTCGGCCAAGACGAAAGGGAAGAAGCTGTACGTGATGGACGAGCCGACGACGGGCCTCCATCTGGAGGACGTGCGCAAGCTGGCCGAGGTGCTCGACCGGCTCGTGAACGCGGGGCACACGCTGGTGCTGATCGAGCACAACCTCGACGTCATCAAGCTGGCCGACTGGGTCGTCGACCTCGGCCCCGAGGCCGGCGACCGCGGCGGCGAGATCATCGCCCAGGGGCGCCCGGAGGAGGTCATGCTGGAGCCGCGCTCGCACACGGGGCGCTTCCTGAAGCGCGTGCTGCTCGGCGGCCCCGGCGCGCCGCCCGCGGCGCCGATCCTCGAGGCGCCGGCGCGCAAGCGCGCGACGCGGCGGGCGAGCTCCGCCACGGGTTGA
- a CDS encoding GlsB/YeaQ/YmgE family stress response membrane protein: MPGRDPGGFIVTALIGIVGAVIGGFLGNMIFGIGGVSGVDIRSILIAVVGALLLLWIYRMATRRSAV; the protein is encoded by the coding sequence ATGCCCGGCCGTGACCCGGGTGGCTTCATCGTCACCGCGCTCATCGGCATCGTGGGCGCCGTGATCGGTGGCTTCCTCGGCAACATGATCTTCGGCATCGGCGGCGTCTCGGGCGTCGACATCCGCAGCATCCTGATCGCGGTGGTGGGCGCGCTCCTGCTGCTCTGGATCTACCGCATGGCCACCCGCCGCTCGGCGGTGTAA